The genomic window ACTCGTTGCCGAGCGCATAGCCGCGGTCATACAAGTTAAAGGTGCTTCCCTTGATTGAATCCCGAAACCAATCATTAAATTGCCCGATTCCCGGCAAATATTTTTGGTTGCGGATATTTGCTTTTTTTTCAGGAGGAATTGGGGTGTTTAAGTCCCAGCCTTCACCGATCATGATGACTGTTTCATCAATTTTGGAAACCGCTTTTCTAATCTCATTCATTGTCTCAATATCAATGATTCCCATTAAATCAAACCGAAACCCATCGACATGGTACTCTTTCAACCAAAAAAGGACAGAATCGATAATAAATTTCCTCACCATCCGCCGTTCGGTTGCTAAATCATTTCCCACTCCGGTGCCGTTTGATGGCATTCCATACTCATCATGCCGAAAATAATAGCCGGGAACAATTTTTTCAAATGAAGACTGTTCACGAATATACACATGATTATAAACAACATCCATAATGACCCTTAACCCTTGTTTTTGAATGGAAAAGATCATTTCCTTTAATTCCATTATTCGTTTATAAGGATCATGTGGATTCGTCGAATAGCTTCCTTCGGGAACATTAAAATGCAAGGGATTATAGCCCCAATTATATTTGTTGGCCGGTTTTAATTCATCTACACCTTCAAAATCATGAAAAGGAAGAAATTCAATATGAGTAATACCAAAGTCTTTCACGTAAGAAAGGCACGTCGGCAGCCCGTCTTTTCCGGTTGTACCCGTTTCTCCGGCTCCAATATACATTCCCTTATGTTTCACTCCGCTATTTGGATGAATGGTAAAATCACGAATATGAGTTTCATAAATCACCGCATCAACTGCATGCTTAAATGGCGGTAAAGAAGGTTTTTCCCGGCGGGTCTTTGCCAAGTCAGCAACGACTCCCATTTTACCGTTAGCCGTTGAAGCAACTGCATAAGGGTCAACAGCTTCTTTCCATTCAAGATTTACGCAAACAAGGTATGAATATTGATAACATTCCAAATCCCGATGAACTTCAGTAAACCAAACACCAGATCCCCCTCTTTCCATCGGAAGCGGCTGCAATTCGTTTCCCCCTGGCTCATGAAGCTTCAATCTTACCTTTACTGCTGTAGGAGCCCAAAGTTTAAAAACTGTTTTTTCTTTGGAATAGGTAATTCCAAGGTCGTTTCCATCATAATAAAAACGCTCATCAAAGGTCTCAGTTCGAATGACCGCACCAATTTGAAGGTCTGTTTTTCCCCCGTGTTCATCTATAATCCAATATTGTTTTCCAAATTCCAGTTCTATTTCAGAATAACAAATATATTTTATCGATTCTTCCAGCTTCACAGTTTCGGTTATAGTAAGCTCACAGTTTATTTCTTCATTCGTTAAATGAAAACAAGAAGAAGAGCCGCCGTGATAGGAATTGGGGAGTAAAATCGTTATGACTTGCAAGTCATCTAGATAAGCAAAAAATTGCCTGTCAATCGCAATCAAAAAAGAATCATCTCCTTTTCATCCTCTGCTTCCGCTATCTTATATTCTTTCATTAAAATAGGGAGGAAAGCCTGATGAACTTCAATTTGTATAGGAGCAGAGCCAACGATTTCTTCATCAGAATGGAAAAGTAAGATAAATGATATCTTTTTCCAAAAGCCCATCTTTACTGACTCCTATTCGATATTTTTCTCTTCATCAAAGATTTCCCATTCCATTCTTCGCATGGACGTCGTCTGGCAATACTCAAGAAGCATTTGGGCTGCTTTTAATTGCTTATGCTTCAAAGGAGAACGCAATCTTCTCAAAGATGTAAACCATTCATCAAGATTTCTTTTTTCCACGAGGCGTACATCATAAGGTACTTCTTGGTAATCAATATATCCATTTCTTGAAAGAACCACTTTACGAATTGGAAGATCGATTTCATGTAAGCGGAAAAGCTTTTGAATGATTTTCTCCGTCCGGTTCAAAGCAAGTAAAGGGTTTAAGATTTTTTTCTCTGTATTTTCGTAGCGCTTTGACCAAAACCGATTTTTTGACCCAATAAATACAGCGTGATTTTCTTCTTCCAAAAATGATATACACCACACATCAATAGGGGTTACCATGATAATTTCCAGTTCAACCGGCGCCTCTTTTAACAGAAAGACCGGATTATATAGAACGAGAAATGTGTCCGGGAAGCGCTGAAGGAAGAATTTTAGCTTTTCATCATAATAATATTTGTGATTAACCATTGATTTTTCAGTAAGTGTTGAGCTGGCCCATTTCATTTGAAAACGGAAAAGCTGATCGAGGAATTGCTGCTTTAATTCTTCGATGGAATTTGGGCGAATTGAAAAAGAAGCTGTAAATTGAAGCCCAAAATCCTCCTCTTGTTCATTTTCCTCATCTCGGACAATAATATCATCCTCGTTTTCTTTTGATCTTAAACGAAAAATCCACTTTATTTTATCTATAATCGGCTGTTTTTCATCTTCCAACAATATGGACAAATCCTTTTGGCTGTTTTTGTTATTTACATCCCCATTCTCCCAAATGTCTTTTAATCGCTCCCACTGCTGCCTTTTCAGACGAACAAATCGGGAAGGATATAAAAAGATATCTTGTTCATATCTAGAAACGTAATCTTGAAGTTTGATCAACTGTCCCATCGACATTGCCTTCCTTTAAATTCTTTTATGTTTTGAAGTATTTATACCAATTTATTCAGTTAAAAGCGGAAATGTGGCAACCGCTTCATATTTTGGGGTTTTCTCGAGGCGGGTCCGGTATAAAACCACTTCTTCTGCTTCAAATGTAATCGGCTTTTCTTCAACGCTATTATTTATTGATAAAAAGGATAATGAAAAGGAAGAAGAATCGGTCCATTTTCTGGCTAATGTAATATGGGGAGAAAATGGCCTCGTATCAAGATGAAAACCTGCTTTTTCACATGCGGTAAATACAAGGTTCCTCAATTGATGAAGGCGTTCTTCTTTATTAACTCCTGCCCAGAGAATTCTAGGTGAATCCTTTCTGCCAAAAGTTCCAAAGTGCTGAATTGTCAAAGAAAAAGCACTGGACCCGTCAATGTATTTTTGAACCAGCTCTTTTGTTTTATTTAATTGGCTTTCAGATGCATTGCCCAAAAATGCAAGTGTAAGATGATAATCTTCAGGGTGAACCCACCTCGCAAACTTAAGCTCGCTCTTCAATTGCTCTGCTTTTTCGTGCAACAATTTTTTTGATTCTTTTGACAATCGAACCGCTAAAAAATAGTGTTCGTTTTTCTCCATTCGTTGAATTCGCCCTTTCGAAAATACGTTTTTACCTATTTTAGCAAATCTTTTTACAAATTGGCAGAAATGAGAGACTAGTGAGATTATCGAATAATCTCAGAGAAATAAACCACTTTTCATCTTATTACGCGTTTATAAAGGATGAATTAATTTAACATTTAAACTACAATACAAATATATTTTAATTTATTGAACAGAACAGGAATGGTAAAAAATGAGAGTCGTTGAAAATATAGCAGATCTAATCGGAAATACACCTCTCGTAAAACTTAATCGGCTTGGCCCGAAAGATGGAGCAACTGTCTATTTAAAACTTGAGTTTTGCAATCCAAGTAAGAGCGTTAAAGACCGCGCAGCTTATCATATGATTTCAACAGCTGAAAAAGAAGGTAAATTGAAACCAGGCTCCGTGATCATTGAACCGACAAGCGGTAATACCGGCATTGGACTTGCCATGAATGCAGCCGCAAGGGGATACCGTGCGATTATCGTAATGCCGGATACGATGACGCAAGAAAGGATAAACATTTTGAAAGCGTATGGCGCAGAAGTTGTTTTGACACCTGGGGATGAAAAAATGCCGGGAGCCATAAAAAAGGCAAAAGAGCTTGCTGCTGAAATTCCCGGAAGCTACATTCCTATGCAGTTTGAAAACGAAGCGAATCCGGAAGCTCACCGCCAATCAACAGCACTTGAAATCATTGAATCTATGAAACAAATCGCGAAGCCGTTAAAAGCTTTTGTTGCAGCTGCCGGGACAGGTGGAACCATTACAGGAACTGGGGAAGTCCTTCGCGAGTATTACCCTGATCTAACTGTTCATGTAGTGGAACCTGCAAGCTCTCCGGTGCTTTCAGGCGGAAAGCCCGGCAAGCATAAGCTCGTCGGTACAAGCCCGGGATTTATTCCTGAAATTCTCAATCAAAATGTGTATGATAAAATTCATTTAATTAAAGATGAAGAAGCGTATGACATAACACGGCGCCTTGCGAAAGAAGAAGGAATTCTTGTCGGCCCTTCATCAGGTGCAGCCTGTTTGGCTGCGATTGAAACGGCAAAACTGCTTTCACCGGATGATGCAGTTGTGTGCATTGTTAGTGATACAGGTGAACGATATCTATCGAGTGACTTATTCGAATTTGATTAAGAAAGTAAAAAAAAATGGGTCAGCCCTCCTCTGGCAATAACAACATATAGAATATTTCTTATGTTGTATTAGAGGGGTCTGACCATACAAAAAGCAATGTTATGGAAGTATGGTTCACTCTTGTCTGATAGGTATATCACCTGACATCCAGCGTAAATTTCACTTAGCTGCTAATTCGTAAATGGCCTGTGCATAAATAGCGGTTGCCTTTAATAAGTCATCAATAATGATGTACTCATCTTTTTGATGGGCAACATCCGGCCTTCCCGGAAACAGCGGGCCAAAAGCAACTCCGGACTTTAAAGAACGCGCGTACGTTCCGCCGCCAATTGAAAGCAGCTCTGCCTTCTCACCTGTTTGTTCCTCATATACCTTCTTTAATGTTTGGATAAGAAAATCTTTTTCATCAACATGATGCGGCTTTGAATCAGAGAAATTTTCAATTTTAAAGCCCTCTTTTTTAAGCAGTTGCTCTAGTTGGTCCTTCTTTTTTTTCATATCAGCAGTTACCGGATACCTCAAGTTGATTCCAAGCTGTCCTCCCCGTTCCTTTGTATAGCTGATTTTTCCAACGTTAATCGTTAAGTCCCCTGTTATATCATCAGAATATGGAATGCCAAGTTCCCGTCCGCGCGATTCTTTAGAGAAGTACCTTGTTACAAAAGAAAAAAAGTGCTGCGCTTTCGGATCGATTTTCCATTGGGATAAAAATTCTGCCAGAAGCAATCCTGCATTCACTCCATTGTCCGGTTCCATGCCATGGGCTGATATCCCTTCCAATTCAATGATTAATTCACCGTTATCCACATGGCACTTTCCTTCGAGTTTTCTCTGTTTTAGAAATTCATCAAACCGCTGGATTATTTCTGTTTGACGGTCATGAACGAAGAGCCCCGCTTTCGCGAAATCAGGAACCATATTGTACCTTCTCCCGGAAGTAAATCGAGCTACTTCAATTTTCACATCATCACCATGATTTGCATCATCCTCAAAAGATTGGACAATATCAAAATCAGAAATACCTTTTTCCGCATAAATGATCGGGAAATCTGCATCAGGGGCAAAACCCATGGAAGGCATTTCTTCATATTTAAAATATGTATCCACACAGCGCCAATTGCTCTCTTCATCTGTTCCGATAATCATCCGAACCCGCTTTTTTAAAGGAAAACCGAGTTCTTTTACGATTTTCATAGCATAGTAAGCGGCCATTGTCGGACCTTTATCATCAATCGCGCCGCGGGCAAAAATTTTCCCGTTCCGGATTTCAGCGCCGAATGGGTCGCTTGTCCATCCATCCCCTTCTGGCACAACATCGACATGGCATAGGATGCCGACGAGTTCTTCCCCTTCACCGAATTCCAAGTGTCCGGCAATATTTTCTACATTTTTTGCCTTGAATCCGTCTTTTTCTCCGAGTTCAAGCATAAAGGATAGCGCTTCCTTTACCCCCTGACCGAGCGGAGCATCCGGAGTACTATTTTCTTCATCTAAGACACTTTTAATTTTTAATAACTTTTGTGTATCATAAATCAGTTCGCCTTTTCTTATGTCAACTTCTTTCATCCAATCAATTGCTTCCACACTTTTTCCTCCTTACTGCGTTCCATATATTGCATATGGTAAATCTATCATTTCATTATTATAAATATATTCCCGCTTAAATGCTTTTAAAAAGAAATAAGGCTGTTCTCTCAGCCTTATTTTATGTGAAGCTCCTGATTATAATATGGCGGAACGTTGATCCAGCCCTTTTCTTCCATCATTTTTTTGTAGGAAACAGAAAAGGCCACTTTCGTCATTTGAAATTTTAAAAACTTATATCCGACGTCTGTCCGAACAGATTCTGTCAAGCCTCTGACTGCGGCGGTAATGCCTATCACCAAGTTATAGGCGATGATATTGGCGATTTCCTCATCTGACATTTTCGCTCCGTCCGGAACTGTCCGATAATCTCCGATCACTTTTTCAGGAGTCATATTCGGATTCGGGATTCCTTCTTTCTTAAAAAAATCTTGCAACTCTTTGACCATCG from Bacillus methanolicus includes these protein-coding regions:
- the pulA gene encoding type I pullulanase, which produces MIAIDRQFFAYLDDLQVITILLPNSYHGGSSSCFHLTNEEINCELTITETVKLEESIKYICYSEIELEFGKQYWIIDEHGGKTDLQIGAVIRTETFDERFYYDGNDLGITYSKEKTVFKLWAPTAVKVRLKLHEPGGNELQPLPMERGGSGVWFTEVHRDLECYQYSYLVCVNLEWKEAVDPYAVASTANGKMGVVADLAKTRREKPSLPPFKHAVDAVIYETHIRDFTIHPNSGVKHKGMYIGAGETGTTGKDGLPTCLSYVKDFGITHIEFLPFHDFEGVDELKPANKYNWGYNPLHFNVPEGSYSTNPHDPYKRIMELKEMIFSIQKQGLRVIMDVVYNHVYIREQSSFEKIVPGYYFRHDEYGMPSNGTGVGNDLATERRMVRKFIIDSVLFWLKEYHVDGFRFDLMGIIDIETMNEIRKAVSKIDETVIMIGEGWDLNTPIPPEKKANIRNQKYLPGIGQFNDWFRDSIKGSTFNLYDRGYALGNEYYYESAKQLLVGSIGFEKLDKGIFTEPVQSVNYVESHDNHTMWDKINICEEETDEEIKQKHHRLATVMVLLSQGIPFLHSGQEFFRTKKGVGNSYRSPDEINQLDWDRKIQFADNVEYIKGIISIRKSHQAFRFHRADLIRKHIRFLPYPKPVIGCFYADVQEFGHWKMILVIFNPSRKVQKIDLPMDGKWEVLADHENAKAEPFLSINQQQIEVKPVSSYVLVK
- a CDS encoding nuclease-related domain-containing protein, whose translation is MGQLIKLQDYVSRYEQDIFLYPSRFVRLKRQQWERLKDIWENGDVNNKNSQKDLSILLEDEKQPIIDKIKWIFRLRSKENEDDIIVRDEENEQEEDFGLQFTASFSIRPNSIEELKQQFLDQLFRFQMKWASSTLTEKSMVNHKYYYDEKLKFFLQRFPDTFLVLYNPVFLLKEAPVELEIIMVTPIDVWCISFLEEENHAVFIGSKNRFWSKRYENTEKKILNPLLALNRTEKIIQKLFRLHEIDLPIRKVVLSRNGYIDYQEVPYDVRLVEKRNLDEWFTSLRRLRSPLKHKQLKAAQMLLEYCQTTSMRRMEWEIFDEEKNIE
- the thpR gene encoding RNA 2',3'-cyclic phosphodiesterase, which translates into the protein MEKNEHYFLAVRLSKESKKLLHEKAEQLKSELKFARWVHPEDYHLTLAFLGNASESQLNKTKELVQKYIDGSSAFSLTIQHFGTFGRKDSPRILWAGVNKEERLHQLRNLVFTACEKAGFHLDTRPFSPHITLARKWTDSSSFSLSFLSINNSVEEKPITFEAEEVVLYRTRLEKTPKYEAVATFPLLTE
- the cysK gene encoding cysteine synthase A — protein: MRVVENIADLIGNTPLVKLNRLGPKDGATVYLKLEFCNPSKSVKDRAAYHMISTAEKEGKLKPGSVIIEPTSGNTGIGLAMNAAARGYRAIIVMPDTMTQERINILKAYGAEVVLTPGDEKMPGAIKKAKELAAEIPGSYIPMQFENEANPEAHRQSTALEIIESMKQIAKPLKAFVAAAGTGGTITGTGEVLREYYPDLTVHVVEPASSPVLSGGKPGKHKLVGTSPGFIPEILNQNVYDKIHLIKDEEAYDITRRLAKEEGILVGPSSGAACLAAIETAKLLSPDDAVVCIVSDTGERYLSSDLFEFD
- the pepV gene encoding dipeptidase PepV; protein product: MEAIDWMKEVDIRKGELIYDTQKLLKIKSVLDEENSTPDAPLGQGVKEALSFMLELGEKDGFKAKNVENIAGHLEFGEGEELVGILCHVDVVPEGDGWTSDPFGAEIRNGKIFARGAIDDKGPTMAAYYAMKIVKELGFPLKKRVRMIIGTDEESNWRCVDTYFKYEEMPSMGFAPDADFPIIYAEKGISDFDIVQSFEDDANHGDDVKIEVARFTSGRRYNMVPDFAKAGLFVHDRQTEIIQRFDEFLKQRKLEGKCHVDNGELIIELEGISAHGMEPDNGVNAGLLLAEFLSQWKIDPKAQHFFSFVTRYFSKESRGRELGIPYSDDITGDLTINVGKISYTKERGGQLGINLRYPVTADMKKKKDQLEQLLKKEGFKIENFSDSKPHHVDEKDFLIQTLKKVYEEQTGEKAELLSIGGGTYARSLKSGVAFGPLFPGRPDVAHQKDEYIIIDDLLKATAIYAQAIYELAAK
- a CDS encoding DUF3231 family protein, with the protein product MNVFQIVKDAFAQFTDNEVKPLHVGEVMNLWFLLVASEQNMRVEQVSYNICQDKDLKKKINELIHDVHGPMVKELQDFFKKEGIPNPNMTPEKVIGDYRTVPDGAKMSDEEIANIIAYNLVIGITAAVRGLTESVRTDVGYKFLKFQMTKVAFSVSYKKMMEEKGWINVPPYYNQELHIK